Proteins encoded by one window of Blautia argi:
- a CDS encoding LPD28 domain-containing protein gives MERYDARKETYEEIEIFDTLALFSSGRIQKDSVPEGFYCYEVRHDDECMGIPCELSFRILVNFWGTVISKVPLIRDDECRRYIEDEEWGYTGNVEIQLESWVES, from the coding sequence ATGGAGAGATATGATGCACGAAAAGAAACTTACGAAGAAATAGAGATCTTTGATACCTTGGCACTTTTTTCTTCGGGAAGAATTCAAAAGGATAGTGTTCCAGAAGGTTTTTATTGTTATGAAGTTCGGCATGATGATGAGTGTATGGGAATTCCATGTGAATTAAGCTTTCGCATCTTGGTAAACTTTTGGGGGACAGTAATATCCAAAGTTCCGCTCATAAGGGATGACGAATGTAGGAGATATATTGAAGATGAAGAGTGGGGGTATACAGGCAACGTAGAAATACAATTGGAGTCATGGGTTGAATCATAA
- a CDS encoding ATP-binding cassette domain-containing protein, whose translation MQLVGKNGTGKTTLCNVLTGLYQDYTGVLKYNGVSAKRYDMEKLRKKRIALIEQEPEMLQDTLYKNIALDLDIPKSLVQHLIKEWFDDTSFYDLDMKIKERSNNLSGGEKEKIAILRTLVRNPDIIIMDEPTASLDQNSCDRLESLILDNWKDKILIIITHDERMIHICDYKIQL comes from the coding sequence ATGCAATTAGTTGGAAAAAATGGTACAGGAAAGACGACTCTATGTAATGTGCTTACTGGATTATATCAGGATTATACAGGCGTACTGAAGTATAATGGCGTATCTGCCAAAAGATATGATATGGAAAAACTAAGGAAAAAACGAATTGCCTTGATAGAGCAAGAACCAGAAATGCTTCAGGATACCCTATATAAAAATATAGCCCTTGATTTAGATATTCCTAAATCTTTAGTACAACATCTTATAAAAGAGTGGTTTGATGATACCTCATTTTATGATTTAGATATGAAGATTAAAGAAAGATCTAATAATTTATCTGGCGGTGAAAAAGAGAAAATTGCTATTTTAAGAACCCTTGTTAGAAATCCAGATATAATAATCATGGATGAACCTACAGCATCTTTAGATCAAAATAGTTGTGATCGATTAGAAAGTCTAATTTTAGATAATTGGAAGGACAAAATTTTAATTATTATTACACATGATGAAAGAATGATACATATATGTGACTATAAAATTCAATTATAA
- a CDS encoding PcfJ domain-containing protein, with translation MRKTELLEIGCLEATKKMLKFSKKEEKKSRKQRLQKKMKMRKFEYEVSVKICKKGEILAVSFFRIKEMLAGQVQPEIVVFLNKKERTYLSYLPREAKWRTATIIKIMGYFYGSFYHCTKRDWALFRKYFDTECSRWTPLKVSSIRSIIEEFQTDILWDRIEERRRQETNEWDQVMSQIPLLPKDWERWCRKSAITQHYIFYKPERKGEGYCSRCNTRVQGILPKHNQYGICPKCRQRIQYKSKKMQKRIIHKAECTYLLQKFGTNQMVIRKFNVYAKFHQKRDFVPEISWFETRRVIVEKDFSQTAYYYGQYKDGSYRWRESLYAEYHYDFEGNKGTLYQRTLFSLNQGILKTSGLYELQKNMKMVEPETYLLYRYHCPAIEKAAKAGLKKFVIQSIHKKSRLPNHRKLIEILGINSCLLKQLVKMDGGIAGLSWLQKMKNTQKWISEDILRYFEKHNISTIDVAFIENQMSPQQIYHYLRRMEKESGLPVEKILTIWRDYLSMAKKIGENLKDSIVYRPRELERRHDEAVIALQEIDTKQRAEELRGKFPNLEKVCREITPIYQSLKDEKYAVLVPQKIEDIIKEGKALHHCVGTQECYFDRISRKTSYIVFLRRQEELEKEFYTMEIEPDGNIVQKSKDYNRTGEDYEEAEPFLKKWEKNVLKKIRNQEKDPTKTQVTLWTAELSAAYKDHVVMKGGKYQGQYLSDVLKAEQEAAA, from the coding sequence ATGAGAAAAACAGAATTATTGGAAATCGGCTGTTTAGAGGCAACAAAAAAGATGTTAAAGTTTTCCAAAAAGGAAGAAAAAAAATCCAGAAAACAGAGATTACAAAAGAAAATGAAAATGAGGAAGTTTGAATATGAAGTATCTGTAAAGATTTGTAAAAAAGGGGAGATTTTGGCAGTTTCATTTTTCAGGATAAAAGAAATGCTTGCCGGACAAGTGCAGCCGGAGATAGTTGTATTCTTAAATAAAAAGGAGCGTACCTATCTTTCGTACCTTCCAAGAGAAGCAAAGTGGAGAACAGCCACAATTATAAAGATTATGGGCTATTTTTATGGGAGTTTTTATCACTGTACCAAAAGAGATTGGGCATTATTCCGGAAATATTTTGACACAGAATGTAGCAGATGGACACCTTTAAAAGTTAGTTCTATCAGAAGTATTATAGAAGAGTTTCAAACGGATATTTTATGGGATAGGATAGAGGAAAGGCGCAGACAAGAAACCAATGAATGGGATCAGGTAATGTCCCAAATTCCGCTACTTCCAAAGGATTGGGAAAGGTGGTGCAGAAAATCGGCCATTACGCAGCACTATATTTTCTACAAACCGGAAAGAAAAGGAGAAGGCTATTGCAGCAGATGCAACACGAGAGTGCAGGGGATTTTACCAAAACATAATCAATATGGTATCTGCCCGAAGTGTAGACAGCGAATACAATATAAATCCAAGAAAATGCAAAAAAGGATTATTCACAAAGCAGAGTGCACCTATTTGTTGCAGAAGTTCGGAACTAATCAAATGGTGATTCGGAAGTTTAACGTCTATGCAAAATTTCATCAAAAGCGTGACTTTGTTCCGGAAATAAGCTGGTTTGAAACCAGAAGGGTAATCGTAGAAAAAGATTTTTCCCAGACAGCATATTATTATGGACAATATAAGGATGGCTCCTATCGGTGGAGAGAGTCTTTATATGCAGAGTACCATTATGATTTTGAAGGGAATAAAGGCACGCTATATCAGAGAACCTTATTTTCTTTGAACCAGGGAATTTTGAAGACTTCCGGGTTATACGAACTTCAAAAGAACATGAAAATGGTAGAACCGGAAACGTATTTATTATACCGTTATCATTGTCCGGCTATTGAGAAAGCTGCAAAGGCGGGATTGAAAAAGTTTGTGATCCAAAGCATCCATAAAAAGAGCCGACTTCCAAATCACAGAAAACTGATAGAAATTTTGGGAATCAATAGTTGCCTGCTAAAGCAGTTGGTGAAAATGGACGGCGGAATAGCTGGTTTATCCTGGCTGCAAAAGATGAAGAATACACAAAAGTGGATTTCAGAGGATATACTTCGTTATTTTGAAAAACATAATATTTCCACAATAGATGTTGCCTTTATTGAAAATCAAATGTCGCCACAGCAGATTTACCATTATTTAAGAAGAATGGAAAAGGAAAGCGGGCTGCCCGTAGAGAAGATTTTGACGATATGGAGAGATTATCTGTCCATGGCAAAAAAAATAGGAGAAAATCTAAAGGACTCCATCGTTTATAGACCACGGGAGTTAGAAAGAAGGCATGATGAGGCGGTAATAGCCCTGCAGGAAATAGACACAAAGCAGAGAGCAGAGGAACTACGGGGGAAATTTCCAAATCTGGAAAAGGTTTGTAGGGAAATCACGCCCATCTATCAGTCACTGAAAGATGAAAAATATGCAGTGCTGGTTCCTCAAAAGATTGAAGATATTATAAAAGAAGGAAAAGCATTGCATCATTGTGTAGGTACTCAGGAATGCTATTTTGACCGGATCAGCAGAAAAACCTCTTATATTGTTTTCTTACGCAGACAGGAAGAATTGGAAAAGGAATTTTATACGATGGAAATTGAACCAGATGGAAACATTGTACAAAAAAGTAAGGACTATAACAGAACGGGAGAGGACTATGAAGAGGCAGAACCATTTTTAAAGAAATGGGAAAAGAATGTATTGAAAAAGATAAGGAACCAGGAAAAAGATCCTACAAAAACGCAGGTTACACTATGGACTGCGGAGCTTTCTGCTGCTTATAAGGATCATGTGGTGATGAAAGGTGGAAAATATCAGGGCCAGTATCTGTCAGATGTGCTGAAAGCAGAACAGGAAGCAGCTGCTTAG
- a CDS encoding LytR/AlgR family response regulator transcription factor, translated as MDLEKYTIGICDDEIYWQNELVNSCKCVQHNTQVQIDYVLFSSGEELLKNKLHLDILFLDEEMQNISGQMIRDFLEEHNINTMIVFVTSHEEILYDSFGKNVYGFLNKPIVLQKLKKIMDKLLNKLGSMQYITVPDSIYGEQKIICKNILYIHAEGNYVRIVLENSKEYCIRKNLNEMRQILHYRYIVCVHKSYLVNLCHCCKLSTTASVLILKTGVEIPIARRRKKEVQKLYLEIIKNRADLLWES; from the coding sequence ATGGACTTAGAAAAATATACTATCGGCATCTGTGACGATGAAATATATTGGCAAAATGAATTGGTAAACTCTTGCAAGTGCGTACAACATAACACACAAGTTCAAATTGATTATGTATTATTTTCTTCGGGAGAAGAACTATTAAAAAACAAACTTCATTTAGACATTCTATTTCTAGATGAAGAAATGCAGAATATTTCCGGTCAAATGATAAGAGATTTTTTAGAAGAGCATAATATAAACACTATGATTGTTTTTGTGACTAGCCATGAAGAAATTTTATATGACTCTTTTGGAAAAAATGTTTACGGATTTTTAAACAAACCTATTGTACTTCAAAAATTGAAAAAAATTATGGATAAGCTTCTAAACAAATTAGGTAGTATGCAATATATTACTGTTCCAGATTCTATTTATGGAGAGCAAAAAATAATTTGTAAAAATATCCTTTATATTCATGCAGAAGGTAATTATGTGAGAATTGTTCTAGAAAATTCAAAAGAGTATTGTATTCGTAAAAATCTAAATGAAATGCGTCAAATTTTACATTATAGATATATTGTTTGTGTTCATAAGTCTTATTTAGTTAATTTGTGTCATTGTTGTAAACTATCTACAACCGCTTCCGTACTTATTCTTAAAACAGGTGTGGAAATTCCAATTGCCAGACGTAGAAAAAAAGAAGTTCAGAAGTTATATCTAGAAATTATAAAGAATAGAGCTGATTTACTATGGGAATCTTAA
- a CDS encoding ABC transporter transmembrane domain-containing protein, whose amino-acid sequence MKKIFRLVNKYLYQHFISICILFVAIILSSICTLIIPIISGNFVDYLVDEKKQQGIIFFCLLFAIVSIANILIGFLSNRIYTKVNLQILYEMGQSYIQHMQKMNVLYFSNKNISQITQQISVDIKSVVDFFFDFFSNASINFFKILIPALLVF is encoded by the coding sequence ATGAAAAAAATTTTTAGATTAGTTAATAAATATTTATATCAGCATTTTATTTCAATATGTATTCTCTTTGTTGCGATTATTTTGTCTAGTATATGTACCCTGATAATACCCATTATATCTGGGAATTTTGTTGATTATTTAGTTGATGAAAAAAAACAACAAGGGATTATCTTTTTTTGCCTCCTATTTGCAATAGTTAGTATTGCTAATATTTTAATTGGTTTTTTGTCCAATAGAATTTATACAAAAGTAAATTTGCAAATATTATATGAAATGGGACAAAGCTATATTCAACATATGCAGAAAATGAATGTTTTATATTTTAGTAATAAAAATATATCCCAAATAACTCAACAAATAAGTGTTGATATAAAAAGCGTCGTTGATTTCTTTTTTGATTTTTTTAGTAACGCAAGTATTAACTTTTTTAAGATTCTTATACCGGCATTACTGGTTTTTTAG
- a CDS encoding radical SAM protein, whose amino-acid sequence MLNPIQAVVLTTFKCTAACPECCFECSPDNEKILSYQEIVSFLEQCHKKWNMRRVIWSGGECFLLGEDLKRGIAYAKKLGMYSRCVTNGFWATSEEIAYEKLKELHQLGLEELNLSTGDEHQLYVPQDRILNATIAAAKLNMRVVISIETREKTNVTREKFINDPRYQAEIENTELKKFVSILSAIWVSYHKDTVFEYSENSEDYVEYKGCDSLFESICLTPNRTIVGCCGLSVEHIPEMTIGNFGEDLSEILEKQFHDFLKIWLYVDGPKKILDYVKEWENNIEIPKFMHTCQACAFIYQNKRVQEIINNNFKKCYTEVLERFKAKQTLKNAKII is encoded by the coding sequence ATGCTTAATCCTATACAGGCTGTTGTTTTGACAACTTTTAAATGTACCGCAGCTTGTCCTGAATGTTGTTTTGAATGCTCGCCTGATAATGAGAAAATATTATCTTATCAAGAAATAGTAAGTTTTTTGGAACAGTGCCATAAAAAATGGAATATGAGGCGTGTTATTTGGAGCGGTGGTGAATGTTTCTTATTAGGTGAAGACTTAAAAAGAGGAATAGCATATGCCAAAAAACTTGGTATGTATTCACGATGTGTCACGAATGGATTTTGGGCAACAAGTGAAGAAATAGCATATGAAAAATTAAAAGAATTGCATCAATTAGGATTAGAAGAATTAAATCTTTCAACAGGCGACGAACATCAATTGTATGTTCCTCAGGATAGGATTTTAAATGCTACAATTGCTGCTGCAAAACTGAATATGCGTGTCGTCATTTCTATTGAAACTAGAGAAAAAACAAATGTTACAAGAGAAAAATTTATTAATGATCCACGTTATCAAGCAGAAATAGAAAATACGGAACTCAAGAAATTTGTTAGCATACTTAGTGCTATTTGGGTGTCATATCATAAAGATACTGTTTTTGAATACAGTGAAAATAGTGAAGATTACGTAGAATATAAAGGTTGTGATTCTCTTTTTGAATCTATATGTTTAACTCCTAATAGAACTATTGTTGGATGTTGTGGATTGAGTGTAGAGCATATACCTGAAATGACAATTGGAAATTTTGGAGAAGATCTATCTGAAATTTTAGAAAAACAATTTCATGATTTCCTGAAAATATGGCTATATGTAGATGGGCCCAAAAAGATTTTGGATTATGTAAAAGAGTGGGAAAACAATATAGAGATACCTAAATTTATGCATACCTGCCAAGCTTGTGCCTTTATTTATCAAAATAAGAGAGTCCAAGAAATAATTAACAATAATTTTAAAAAGTGTTATACAGAAGTACTGGAAAGATTTAAGGCAAAACAAACATTGAAAAATGCGAAAATCATATAA
- a CDS encoding Cas9 inhibitor AcrIIA9 family protein has translation MEEKKFSTASEKIAEEMYQFEGPGLTVALGQYLLERCENEILSAQILLPHKSLEKGINFILQRVYEESKDYLQQNRNGQNGAGVAVSSEKVYHWLEEYYALDDAEEERKKKEEERERKRKAQEKTAVKGVKTSVKESKTKKDSQISLFDMLEDGEKMEEKNDCV, from the coding sequence TTGGAAGAAAAGAAATTTTCTACTGCTTCTGAAAAGATTGCGGAAGAAATGTATCAGTTTGAAGGACCAGGGCTGACAGTGGCTTTAGGGCAGTATCTCTTGGAACGCTGCGAAAATGAAATCCTTAGTGCACAGATACTGCTGCCTCATAAATCTTTGGAAAAAGGAATCAATTTCATTCTGCAAAGAGTATATGAAGAGTCAAAAGACTACTTGCAACAGAATCGAAATGGACAAAATGGTGCAGGAGTCGCAGTTAGTTCAGAAAAAGTGTACCATTGGTTGGAGGAATACTATGCATTAGATGATGCTGAGGAAGAAAGAAAAAAGAAAGAGGAAGAACGGGAAAGAAAAAGAAAAGCACAAGAAAAAACTGCTGTAAAAGGCGTGAAGACTTCTGTAAAGGAAAGCAAGACCAAAAAAGACAGTCAGATTTCTCTTTTTGATATGCTGGAAGATGGAGAAAAAATGGAGGAAAAAAATGATTGCGTATAA
- a CDS encoding Rpn family recombination-promoting nuclease/putative transposase: protein MEDVKEWDLWKHNRKIRLSVLLMSDIIIVTRESVIAEERGIYVEHTKADIIFKDFWRNNERFADLFNVVVFGGKEVIKPETLHEMDTDVSGVIQLKDYKETLSRTRDVIKKTAYGVEFVVLGIESQQHIHYAMPLRHMVYDAMSYLKEYREITRKYKESPEKKTEDEFLSKMRKDDRLHPVITLTVYYGEKQWDGPYCLKDMIVEMPEEIAAIFSDYKMNLLEVRDSDRYVFNNTDVQSVFEITREIFAGHFEKIQEKYGNKEMGSDLLTVVGQMTGSKELIRMSRNMEVNSMCEALEKLKEEGEQKGREKEREAVILTMLQNNYPISEICKLLNISEEEVLEIRDKE, encoded by the coding sequence ATGGAAGATGTGAAAGAATGGGATTTATGGAAGCACAATAGGAAAATTCGTTTGTCAGTTCTTTTGATGTCTGATATAATAATTGTAACAAGAGAGTCAGTGATTGCAGAAGAGAGAGGAATTTACGTGGAACATACAAAAGCAGATATTATATTTAAAGATTTTTGGCGGAATAATGAACGGTTCGCTGATCTTTTTAATGTAGTCGTGTTTGGCGGGAAAGAGGTCATTAAGCCAGAGACATTGCATGAAATGGATACAGATGTTTCTGGTGTCATTCAATTAAAAGATTATAAGGAAACCTTATCCAGAACAAGAGATGTGATTAAAAAGACTGCTTATGGAGTGGAATTTGTTGTTCTTGGAATTGAAAGTCAGCAGCATATTCATTATGCCATGCCGCTGCGTCATATGGTGTATGACGCAATGAGTTACCTGAAGGAATATCGGGAAATTACACGCAAATACAAAGAAAGCCCAGAGAAAAAGACAGAAGATGAATTTCTATCGAAAATGAGGAAAGATGACCGGCTTCATCCCGTTATTACATTGACGGTGTATTATGGTGAAAAACAATGGGACGGACCGTATTGTCTGAAAGATATGATTGTAGAAATGCCGGAAGAAATTGCCGCTATTTTCTCAGATTACAAAATGAACCTTTTGGAAGTACGGGATTCAGACCGGTATGTGTTCAATAATACAGATGTGCAAAGTGTTTTTGAAATTACCAGGGAAATCTTTGCCGGGCATTTTGAAAAAATTCAGGAGAAGTATGGAAACAAGGAGATGGGCTCAGATCTATTAACAGTGGTCGGTCAGATGACAGGATCAAAGGAACTGATTCGTATGAGTAGAAATATGGAGGTAAACAGTATGTGCGAGGCATTAGAGAAGTTGAAAGAAGAAGGCGAACAGAAAGGTAGAGAAAAAGAGAGAGAAGCAGTCATTCTTACCATGTTGCAGAATAATTATCCGATTTCAGAGATTTGTAAACTTTTGAATATCTCCGAAGAAGAGGTATTAGAAATAAGGGATAAAGAATAA
- a CDS encoding DUF7666 domain-containing protein — translation MIAYKAFQKNLSCLGFQYKEAEWNYTEKAACRKTGFHCAENPLDCLIYYSNPDLAQYCVVEVAGERQEEGDDSKIACTQLRIVRRLTLLELLIEGVAYMLQYPHRRLSKIIQTEKGSPMGGFTVVRGKHPIGKGRKDTILLLIREDIKGNIVNFSVIIIDGKEYVPNVYYDFDGRKAEE, via the coding sequence ATGATTGCGTATAAAGCGTTTCAGAAGAATTTGAGTTGTTTGGGGTTTCAATATAAAGAAGCAGAATGGAATTATACAGAAAAGGCTGCCTGCAGGAAAACGGGGTTTCATTGTGCAGAAAACCCGCTGGACTGTCTGATTTACTATAGCAATCCGGATTTAGCGCAGTATTGTGTGGTTGAAGTTGCCGGAGAACGCCAGGAAGAGGGCGATGACAGCAAAATTGCCTGCACACAGCTTCGGATTGTTAGAAGACTGACGTTATTGGAACTTTTAATAGAAGGGGTTGCATATATGCTCCAGTATCCACACAGAAGGCTGAGTAAAATCATACAGACAGAAAAAGGAAGTCCCATGGGTGGATTTACAGTGGTGCGTGGGAAACATCCCATCGGAAAAGGGAGGAAAGATACAATCCTTCTTCTCATCAGGGAAGATATTAAGGGAAATATCGTTAATTTTTCAGTCATCATAATTGACGGAAAAGAATATGTTCCAAATGTTTATTATGATTTTGATGGAAGAAAGGCAGAAGAATAA
- a CDS encoding ABC transporter transmembrane domain-containing protein, with protein MLLLMLIYLISYIFFKQKLYATSYETKKNQNVYFGDLYEQLLKIKFIKIYSIMDWFNQTIQKTFDQLLKVTMKFQVIQYIYSGLDTAIMFIGQLGVFIIGGNMVIKGRISIGEFTIINTYFNMGITAVRYFFGLGKKKQETLVAYDRLNRIMEQEEEHFGEMLSDTISEVRLHKLGFSINNKIILKDIECKFDKGNSYAISWKKWYRKDDSM; from the coding sequence ATGCTTCTTTTGATGTTGATTTATTTGATTTCCTACATTTTTTTTAAACAAAAATTATATGCCACTAGTTATGAAACCAAAAAAAATCAAAATGTATATTTTGGAGATTTGTATGAACAATTGCTTAAAATAAAATTTATAAAAATATACAGTATTATGGATTGGTTTAACCAAACAATTCAGAAAACTTTTGATCAGTTACTTAAAGTAACAATGAAATTCCAAGTGATTCAATATATTTATTCAGGTTTAGATACAGCGATAATGTTTATTGGACAGTTAGGTGTATTTATTATCGGTGGTAATATGGTAATAAAAGGAAGGATAAGTATTGGAGAATTTACAATTATTAATACATACTTTAATATGGGAATTACAGCAGTGCGATATTTTTTTGGATTAGGAAAGAAAAAACAGGAAACATTGGTAGCTTATGATAGATTAAATAGAATCATGGAACAAGAAGAAGAACATTTTGGTGAAATGTTATCAGATACTATATCTGAAGTTCGACTTCACAAATTGGGATTTTCAATTAACAATAAAATTATTTTGAAAGATATAGAATGTAAATTTGATAAAGGGAATTCATATGCAATTAGTTGGAAAAAATGGTACAGGAAAGACGACTCTATGTAA
- a CDS encoding DNA methyltransferase, giving the protein MKTRMDFCIVFCMCRKEYDSVQESDLQRASKILRTEFGSDWKQIVQTLGTKELTHCVGQDLTSFMAFPERAEGGNNQWRGNCSPQVVAKLIQFVKKSRQYEKKKDFLFLDPMSGSGTSQDVAEKLHISSVLYDLNPHPPKGLGNWNALKDEVMHSADLIFFHPPYHDIIRYSGNMWGRPHKDDLSRCENYEDYIEKLNYVIKKLYFSLRHNGYLAILVGDIRQKGIFHSIAADMLHIGNMKSWIVKGQFHCTSNKKQYSGKPFIPIVTETLVLFQKEEIFLVPFSIRKEGTFQIHEQDSIALTWFHLLRMTMEHLDGHATLKQLYQELREHPKAKKNKNYEARIRATLYEHADCFLPLARGTFRLKYR; this is encoded by the coding sequence ATGAAAACCAGAATGGATTTTTGTATCGTTTTTTGTATGTGCAGAAAGGAGTATGATAGTGTGCAAGAAAGTGATTTACAGCGTGCAAGTAAAATTTTACGCACAGAATTTGGTTCCGATTGGAAACAAATTGTACAGACGTTAGGGACAAAGGAACTTACACATTGCGTAGGACAAGATCTGACTTCTTTTATGGCATTTCCGGAACGGGCAGAAGGAGGCAACAATCAGTGGAGAGGAAATTGTTCCCCACAGGTTGTAGCAAAACTCATTCAGTTTGTAAAAAAAAGCAGGCAGTATGAAAAGAAGAAGGATTTTTTGTTTCTGGATCCCATGAGCGGTTCCGGAACCAGCCAAGATGTGGCAGAGAAATTGCATATTTCCTCTGTCTTATATGATTTAAACCCGCATCCGCCAAAGGGGCTTGGAAATTGGAATGCATTGAAAGATGAAGTAATGCATAGTGCAGATTTAATTTTTTTCCATCCTCCGTACCATGATATTATCCGGTATTCCGGAAATATGTGGGGGAGACCTCATAAAGATGATTTGAGCAGATGTGAAAACTATGAAGATTATATTGAAAAACTGAACTATGTGATCAAAAAACTATATTTTAGCCTAAGACACAATGGATATCTGGCAATCCTGGTAGGAGACATCCGGCAGAAAGGCATCTTCCATTCTATTGCAGCAGATATGCTCCATATTGGAAATATGAAGTCCTGGATTGTAAAGGGCCAGTTTCATTGCACTTCCAATAAGAAACAATATTCAGGAAAACCTTTTATTCCTATTGTGACAGAAACATTGGTACTTTTTCAAAAAGAAGAAATTTTTCTTGTACCATTTTCAATCAGAAAGGAAGGGACATTCCAGATACATGAACAGGATTCTATTGCACTGACGTGGTTTCATTTATTACGAATGACAATGGAACATCTAGATGGACATGCAACGCTAAAGCAGCTATATCAGGAATTAAGAGAGCACCCAAAAGCCAAGAAGAATAAAAACTATGAGGCGAGAATTCGGGCAACTTTATATGAACATGCCGATTGTTTTCTGCCTTTAGCAAGAGGAACTTTTCGGCTAAAGTACCGATAG
- a CDS encoding Spo0B domain-containing protein, producing the protein MGILNTEKFDIIIEFLLMIVLFSNHLTKKRHKYIFCFTIALLSLTFLYLLPVQGVLVIVDLFLCIIFISFLLEEKWYEKITSFLLIYILSSLIYQCFALIMDLIFKFPIFSGMNTYKEKNITKVLVILFLLIFLWFKNRIHYRFILSFVEKIFLCCYTGIICIILTVFHLNQNIINLTFLNLFSILCIVSVGILFSYLTAVSKKNLDLETLYKQKQYIVILKSYYDKIKENTFEIRKLRHDYRNHINVLKGLLKSNNTEQALKYIQSIENNVTHKVTRIPDVGNTLVNALLLQKILEFPDIEILFKGTISNDLGINDYDLCTILSNLLDNALDTVLYIILQLLTCICIKKPPYC; encoded by the coding sequence ATGGGAATCTTAAATACTGAAAAATTTGATATAATAATTGAATTTTTGCTTATGATAGTTTTATTTTCAAACCATCTTACAAAAAAGCGACACAAATACATATTTTGCTTTACAATTGCCCTTCTGTCTTTAACATTCCTTTATTTACTACCAGTACAAGGGGTTCTGGTAATTGTTGATTTGTTTTTGTGTATAATATTTATTTCATTTTTATTGGAGGAAAAATGGTATGAGAAAATCACTTCATTTTTATTGATTTATATTCTTTCTTCCTTAATTTATCAATGTTTTGCTTTAATTATGGATTTAATATTCAAATTTCCAATTTTTAGTGGCATGAATACCTATAAAGAGAAAAACATTACTAAAGTTTTAGTAATATTATTTTTACTTATATTTCTTTGGTTCAAAAATAGGATCCATTATCGTTTCATTTTATCTTTTGTTGAAAAAATTTTCTTATGCTGCTATACAGGAATAATCTGTATTATACTAACAGTTTTTCATTTGAACCAAAACATTATTAATCTTACATTTTTAAATTTATTTTCTATTCTTTGTATAGTATCTGTCGGAATTCTTTTTTCTTATCTTACGGCAGTTTCAAAGAAAAATCTAGATTTAGAAACTCTTTATAAGCAAAAACAATACATAGTTATATTAAAATCTTATTATGATAAGATAAAGGAGAATACATTCGAAATACGTAAGTTACGGCATGATTATCGAAATCATATTAATGTTCTAAAAGGACTATTAAAATCTAATAACACCGAACAGGCATTGAAGTATATACAAAGTATCGAAAATAATGTAACTCATAAAGTTACACGTATCCCTGATGTCGGAAATACTCTTGTGAATGCGCTATTATTACAGAAAATTTTAGAGTTTCCAGATATAGAAATATTATTTAAAGGAACTATTTCAAATGATTTAGGCATTAATGATTATGATCTCTGCACAATTTTAAGTAACTTGCTTGATAACGCTTTAGATACAGTGCTTTACATAATTTTACAACTATTAACTTGTATATGTATCAAGAAGCCACCCTATTGCTAA